In Xylanibacter ruminicola 23, a single genomic region encodes these proteins:
- the trkA gene encoding Trk system potassium transporter TrkA: MKIVIVGAGAVGTHLSKLLSREHQDCILIDDDEERLAKMSEYDVMTYCASPTSIRALKEAGVPNADLFVGVTPEESTNINACILAHALGAKKTVARIDNYEYLAPSLQPFFKNLGLDSLIYPEVLAAIDINNGLKLSWVRQRWDVHDGALTMLGIKLREQAEILNQPLKDLCGPDDPYHIVAIKRGGDTIIPSGMDELRVGDLAYFMTTKEYIPYIRKIVGKEHYTDVKNVIMMGGGKTTVRAALTTPDYMHVKIIEKDAKRCEKLNELLENQDTMVIHGDGRDLGLLEEEGIRNTQAFVALTENAETNILACLTAKKMGVRKTVAMVENLDYVSMAESLDIGTIINKKTIAASHIYQMLLDADVNNLRSLMMVDSEVAEFTAAEDSKVTKKPVKDLGLPFGVTIGGLVRDGRGMLVNGNSQIEAGDSVMVFCHEQKLNNIEKYFKKNAIW, from the coding sequence ATGAAAATTGTGATAGTAGGTGCAGGCGCCGTAGGTACTCACCTGTCGAAATTGCTGTCGAGAGAACATCAGGACTGTATTCTGATTGATGACGACGAGGAGCGACTGGCTAAAATGAGCGAGTACGACGTGATGACGTATTGCGCATCGCCAACCAGCATTAGAGCTCTGAAAGAGGCCGGTGTGCCTAATGCCGACCTGTTTGTGGGCGTAACACCCGAAGAGAGCACGAACATTAACGCCTGCATACTGGCACACGCCTTGGGCGCCAAGAAAACCGTAGCACGTATTGATAACTACGAGTACCTGGCACCCAGCTTACAACCCTTTTTTAAGAACTTAGGACTTGACTCGCTAATTTACCCCGAGGTACTGGCGGCCATTGATATCAACAACGGCTTAAAGCTATCGTGGGTGCGCCAGCGCTGGGATGTACACGACGGTGCACTGACCATGCTGGGCATCAAGCTGAGAGAGCAGGCCGAGATACTGAACCAGCCGCTGAAGGACCTGTGCGGCCCCGACGACCCGTACCACATTGTGGCTATTAAGCGCGGAGGCGACACGATTATACCAAGCGGTATGGACGAACTGAGAGTGGGCGACCTGGCCTACTTTATGACTACCAAGGAGTATATACCTTACATACGCAAGATAGTAGGTAAGGAGCACTATACCGACGTGAAGAACGTGATTATGATGGGCGGCGGCAAAACCACCGTACGTGCGGCGCTGACCACACCCGACTACATGCACGTGAAGATTATTGAGAAGGATGCCAAGCGCTGCGAGAAGCTGAACGAGCTGCTGGAGAACCAGGACACGATGGTGATACACGGCGACGGACGCGACTTGGGACTGCTGGAAGAGGAGGGCATCAGAAATACACAGGCCTTTGTGGCGCTGACCGAGAATGCCGAGACCAACATTCTGGCTTGTTTGACTGCCAAGAAGATGGGCGTGCGCAAAACAGTAGCGATGGTGGAGAATCTGGACTACGTGAGCATGGCCGAAAGTCTGGATATCGGTACGATTATCAATAAAAAGACCATCGCCGCCAGCCATATCTACCAGATGCTGTTGGATGCCGACGTGAACAACCTGCGATCGCTGATGATGGTGGACAGCGAGGTGGCTGAGTTTACGGCTGCCGAGGATTCGAAGGTAACCAAGAAACCGGTTAAGGACTTAGGACTGCCATTTGGTGTGACCATTGGCGGACTGGTGCGCGACGGGCGCGGTATGCTGGTAAATGGTAACTCGCAGATTGAGGCGGGCGACTCGGTGATGGTGTTCTGTCATGAACAGAAACTGAACAACATAGAAAAGTACTTCAAGAAGAATGCGATATGGTAA
- the dxs gene encoding 1-deoxy-D-xylulose-5-phosphate synthase: MEKTEFTLLNKIQTPDDLRKLKVDELPQVCDELRRDIIEEVAVNPGHLASSLGVAEITVALHYVYNTPEDRIVWDVGHQAYGHKILTGRKDRFCTNRKLGGIKPFPSPEESEYDTFACGHASNSVSAALGMAVAAELEGKHNRHVVAVIGDGALSGGLAFEGLNNVSSSPNNLLIILNDNNMSIDRSVGGMKQYLLNLSTNETYNAIKFKTARWFNRHGMLNDDRKKGLIRLTNAMKSAISHQQNIFDGMNIQYFGPFDGHNVKELVRILSQLKNMTGPKLLHLHTKKGHGYAPAEKDVTVWHAPGKFNPDTGERLVDNDPTKPQKYQDVFGHTLLELAKQNPKIVGVTPAMPSGCSMNIMMKEMPERTFDVGIAEGHAVTFSGGMAKDGLLPFCNIYSAFAQRAFDNIIHDVALLNLNVVFCFDRSGLVGEDGATHHGAFDLAALRPIPNLTISSPLDEHELRRLMYTAQLPNKGPFVIRYPRGGGELQDWRCPLEEIKVGTGRKLHDGDDIAVLSIGPIGNNVTRAIEQLSIINCQLSIAHYDMRFLKPIDESILEEVGKKFKKVITVENGVRQGGLGSAVLEWMNDHGYAPKVTRLGLPDNFVEHGTVKELQHIVGIDEEGIKKAILEA, translated from the coding sequence GTGGAAAAAACTGAGTTTACTCTTTTAAATAAGATCCAGACACCTGATGATTTGAGAAAACTAAAGGTGGATGAATTGCCACAGGTTTGCGACGAACTGCGACGCGACATCATTGAAGAAGTGGCAGTGAACCCTGGACACTTAGCCTCGAGTTTGGGTGTGGCCGAAATTACGGTTGCACTACATTACGTATATAACACCCCCGAAGACAGAATAGTTTGGGACGTGGGACACCAGGCTTACGGACATAAGATTCTGACTGGCCGTAAAGACCGATTCTGCACCAACCGTAAGTTGGGCGGAATTAAGCCTTTCCCATCGCCCGAAGAGAGCGAGTACGACACCTTTGCCTGCGGACACGCCAGCAACTCGGTATCGGCAGCCTTGGGTATGGCCGTAGCAGCTGAACTGGAGGGCAAGCACAACCGCCATGTGGTGGCTGTGATTGGCGACGGTGCACTGAGCGGCGGACTGGCTTTTGAGGGACTGAACAATGTTTCGAGCAGCCCTAACAACCTGCTGATCATACTGAACGATAACAACATGAGTATCGACCGCAGTGTGGGCGGCATGAAGCAGTATCTGCTGAACCTGAGCACCAACGAGACGTATAACGCCATTAAGTTTAAGACGGCACGCTGGTTTAACCGTCACGGTATGCTGAACGACGACCGCAAGAAAGGCCTGATACGACTGACAAACGCCATGAAGAGCGCCATCAGTCACCAGCAGAACATTTTTGACGGTATGAACATACAGTACTTCGGACCGTTTGACGGACACAACGTGAAGGAACTGGTGCGCATACTGAGTCAGCTGAAGAATATGACCGGACCCAAACTGCTGCACCTGCACACCAAGAAGGGACATGGCTATGCACCTGCCGAGAAGGATGTGACGGTATGGCACGCACCGGGCAAGTTTAACCCCGACACTGGTGAGCGCCTGGTGGACAACGACCCCACCAAGCCACAGAAATACCAGGATGTATTCGGACACACGCTGCTGGAACTGGCTAAGCAGAACCCAAAGATTGTGGGTGTGACTCCTGCGATGCCCAGCGGCTGCTCGATGAACATCATGATGAAAGAGATGCCCGAACGCACGTTTGACGTGGGTATAGCCGAGGGACACGCCGTGACATTCAGCGGCGGTATGGCCAAAGATGGACTGCTGCCCTTCTGCAATATCTACAGCGCCTTTGCGCAGCGTGCATTCGACAATATTATACACGACGTGGCACTGCTGAACCTGAACGTGGTGTTCTGCTTTGACCGCTCGGGACTGGTGGGCGAGGATGGTGCCACACACCATGGTGCCTTTGACCTGGCTGCCCTGCGCCCCATACCAAACCTGACGATTAGCTCGCCACTGGATGAGCACGAGCTGCGACGACTGATGTACACCGCCCAGCTGCCTAACAAGGGTCCGTTCGTGATACGCTATCCACGTGGTGGCGGCGAGCTGCAGGACTGGCGATGCCCACTGGAGGAGATAAAGGTGGGTACCGGACGTAAACTGCACGACGGCGACGACATAGCTGTACTGAGCATTGGCCCGATTGGCAATAATGTCACCAGAGCGATAGAACAATTGTCAATTATCAATTGTCAATTATCAATTGCACACTACGACATGCGATTCCTCAAACCGATTGATGAATCGATTCTGGAAGAGGTAGGCAAGAAGTTTAAGAAGGTGATTACCGTTGAGAACGGTGTACGCCAAGGCGGACTGGGTAGCGCTGTGCTGGAGTGGATGAACGATCACGGTTACGCACCAAAGGTGACACGACTGGGACTGCCCGACAACTTTGTGGAGCACGGCACCGTAAAGGAGCTGCAGCACATTGTGGGCATTGACGAAGAAGGCATTAAGAAAGCTATTTTGGAGGCATGA
- a CDS encoding DUF4294 domain-containing protein — protein sequence MDSPTFVPTVKVGKVLHEGDSIQYMEMNNVYVYPQLTFKNKKQAQQYMRLVNNVKKVLPIAKEARMMLIETTEYLETLQTDQEKAEHMKRVEADIFKTYKPKMKKLTYSQGKLLIKLIDRECHSSSYDMIKAFMGPLRAGFWQVFAWGFGASLKKEYDAKGVDRLTERVVLMVESGQI from the coding sequence ATGGACTCGCCTACATTTGTACCAACCGTAAAGGTGGGAAAAGTGCTGCACGAGGGCGACAGCATACAATACATGGAGATGAACAATGTGTATGTGTACCCGCAACTGACATTTAAAAACAAAAAACAGGCCCAGCAGTACATGCGACTGGTGAACAACGTGAAGAAAGTGCTGCCTATAGCCAAAGAGGCACGCATGATGCTGATTGAAACCACCGAATACCTGGAAACGCTGCAAACAGACCAGGAAAAGGCGGAACACATGAAGCGCGTAGAAGCCGACATATTTAAAACCTACAAACCCAAAATGAAAAAACTGACCTACAGCCAAGGTAAGCTGCTGATAAAACTGATTGACCGAGAATGCCACTCGAGCAGCTACGATATGATTAAAGCCTTTATGGGACCCCTGAGAGCGGGATTCTGGCAGGTGTTTGCCTGGGGCTTTGGTGCCAGCCTGAAAAAGGAGTACGACGCAAAGGGCGTGGACCGACTGACCGAACGCGTGGTGCTGATGGTGGAGAGTGGGCAGATTTAA
- a CDS encoding smalltalk protein yields the protein MSKKETLKFIVQMIASIATAIVTALGATSCVGTL from the coding sequence ATGAGCAAGAAGGAGACATTAAAGTTCATCGTGCAGATGATTGCTAGTATCGCTACGGCGATAGTGACGGCGCTGGGAGCCACATCGTGCGTTGGCACGTTGTAA
- a CDS encoding DNA-binding protein, with product MALKVKAQEKLQKIGKYEGTYRYIMMPELYTSLSQDKVIKEAALRSGVSKGIMQACWDAAGEVIKAWATEGHSVALPGLGTMRFGIRAKSVAKVDEVKAGLVTSRRIIFTPAVDLKEELAGTAIQITCYDRDGKEIKRVTSTDPGTVEDPDEPSNGGGNTGGNTGGNTGGGGNHNEPIGD from the coding sequence ATGGCATTGAAAGTTAAAGCACAGGAAAAGTTGCAGAAGATTGGCAAGTATGAGGGCACTTATCGCTACATCATGATGCCTGAGTTGTACACCTCACTCTCTCAGGACAAGGTGATTAAGGAGGCTGCTCTGCGCAGCGGCGTTAGCAAAGGCATTATGCAGGCCTGCTGGGATGCTGCTGGCGAGGTGATTAAGGCGTGGGCCACTGAGGGTCACTCGGTTGCGCTGCCAGGTTTGGGAACCATGCGATTCGGTATCCGCGCCAAGAGTGTAGCCAAGGTAGATGAGGTGAAAGCCGGACTGGTAACCAGTCGCCGCATTATCTTCACCCCTGCGGTGGATCTGAAGGAGGAGCTGGCAGGCACAGCCATCCAGATTACCTGCTACGACCGCGATGGTAAGGAGATTAAGCGTGTGACCTCGACAGACCCAGGTACGGTTGAGGATCCCGACGAGCCAAGCAATGGCGGTGGCAATACCGGTGGAAACACTGGTGGCAATACCGGTGGCGGCGGAAATCATAACGAGCCGATTGGAGACTAA
- a CDS encoding type I restriction-modification system subunit M, translating to MASNQNQNSSTITGDAKSRIDKIWDTLWAGGITVPVTILEQLTYLFFIKLLDDKQRREESNAIEFGYELEDPLFKKGQKWTNPETNQEVPYEELRWSVFKSFSAQNMLHHVRNNVFVFIKGIGKESGSAYSRYMQDAVFSIPKADVLQSVVDDIDLLDMEDADTMGDVYEYMLARMSEKGQNGQFRTPRHIIRMIITMAEPKIDDVICDPAMGSAGFIMEAAKQIYDQNRAVIQSNEDVRKRYYSTMFNGFDTDQTMLRIGAMNMLLHGIPSPNIKYQDSLSEDNTDQSRYTLCVANPPFSGKVLKGTISKSLLSIANTNATELLFVALFVRSLKVGGRCFSVVPDGVLFGNDKAHMAIRKELVDKQCLRAVISMPAGVFQPYSGVSTAILVFTKTDAGGTDKVWFYEMRGDGFTLNAKRTPCSDDDIPDLLQRWQHLDAETDRTRKDQSFLVPVDEIRQNDYDLTFNKYKEVVREKVVYDDPKDVFARIEALETQFAAKQQEFKTKYL from the coding sequence ATGGCAAGTAACCAGAACCAGAATTCTTCGACTATAACCGGCGACGCAAAAAGCCGTATAGATAAAATTTGGGATACGCTATGGGCAGGTGGAATCACCGTGCCCGTTACAATCCTTGAACAACTTACATATCTGTTTTTCATCAAGTTGCTGGATGACAAGCAGCGACGCGAGGAGAGTAACGCTATCGAGTTTGGTTACGAACTCGAAGACCCTTTGTTTAAGAAAGGGCAGAAGTGGACCAACCCTGAAACCAACCAAGAGGTACCTTACGAGGAATTGCGCTGGTCGGTATTCAAGAGCTTCTCGGCTCAGAATATGTTGCACCACGTGCGTAATAATGTGTTTGTGTTTATCAAGGGCATTGGAAAAGAGAGTGGTTCGGCTTATAGTCGCTATATGCAGGATGCTGTGTTCAGCATTCCTAAGGCAGATGTACTGCAGTCCGTGGTAGATGATATCGACCTGCTGGATATGGAAGATGCCGACACAATGGGCGATGTGTATGAGTATATGCTGGCGCGCATGTCGGAGAAAGGCCAGAATGGACAGTTCCGTACCCCTCGCCACATCATCCGAATGATCATTACGATGGCCGAGCCTAAGATCGATGATGTGATTTGCGACCCTGCGATGGGTAGCGCAGGATTCATCATGGAGGCTGCCAAGCAGATATACGACCAGAATCGTGCTGTAATCCAGTCGAACGAGGATGTGCGTAAACGCTATTATTCTACCATGTTCAACGGTTTTGATACCGACCAGACTATGTTGCGTATCGGTGCGATGAACATGCTGCTGCATGGTATCCCTTCGCCCAATATCAAGTATCAGGACTCGCTGTCGGAGGATAATACCGATCAGAGCCGCTATACACTCTGTGTGGCCAATCCGCCATTCTCGGGTAAAGTGCTTAAAGGCACTATCAGCAAGAGTCTGCTCTCTATAGCCAATACCAACGCTACCGAACTGCTGTTTGTGGCGCTGTTTGTACGCTCGCTTAAGGTGGGTGGCCGATGTTTCTCGGTAGTACCCGATGGCGTGCTGTTTGGTAACGATAAGGCCCACATGGCCATCCGTAAGGAGCTGGTTGATAAGCAATGCTTACGTGCCGTTATCTCTATGCCTGCTGGTGTGTTCCAGCCATATAGCGGCGTTTCTACCGCCATCCTGGTGTTTACCAAAACCGATGCTGGTGGTACGGATAAGGTGTGGTTCTACGAGATGCGTGGCGATGGCTTTACGCTCAATGCCAAGCGCACACCTTGCAGCGACGATGATATCCCCGATCTGCTGCAGCGTTGGCAGCATTTGGATGCCGAGACCGATCGCACACGAAAGGACCAGAGTTTCTTGGTGCCTGTGGATGAAATCCGTCAGAACGACTACGACCTGACCTTTAATAAGTACAAGGAAGTGGTTCGCGAAAAAGTGGTTTACGACGATCCCAAGGATGTGTTTGCCCGTATCGAGGCCCTTGAGACGCAGTTTGCTGCTAAGCAGCAGGAGTTTAAAACCAAGTATTTGTAA
- a CDS encoding YhcG family protein yields the protein MNKEIQLSGEKLLRAVADIKEAILQGQYEASKGVNRIQLAVYFGIGKYISQHTRKGVWGTGALDAISNQLRRELPGLRGFSATSLKKMRLFYEHWAFLDAKSSVTTDNFNSSVATDDISGSELADNSATSIVKLEEIDIYNTIQVPLTQDFPIEDFFRVPFTHHVEIFKITNLDARYYYIHRTAEEHLQVERLKKLIKEDAYGHREQMPSNFTKTISNAEMMRKAVMMFKDSYMLDFINVEEIGVRDSIDVDERVVEREIVNKVKNFIMTIGRDFTFMGNQQLLEVYGVEQFPDLLFFNRELNAMVVIELKTGEFKTSYLGQLMGYLTILDEKVRKPHENPSIGMVLCKSANREYVEFMIRDYSKPMGVATYKTADDMPEKFRKALPDIDALKKLMSEGQDKDE from the coding sequence ATGAATAAGGAAATACAGTTATCTGGCGAAAAACTGCTACGAGCTGTAGCTGATATTAAAGAAGCCATTTTGCAAGGCCAGTATGAGGCCAGCAAGGGCGTGAATCGCATACAGTTGGCAGTGTATTTTGGTATCGGAAAATATATCTCCCAGCATACACGAAAGGGTGTATGGGGTACTGGCGCATTAGATGCAATCAGCAATCAGTTACGTAGAGAATTGCCTGGACTGCGTGGATTCTCGGCTACCAGTCTGAAGAAAATGCGATTGTTTTATGAACATTGGGCATTTTTGGACGCAAAATCGTCCGTCACAACGGACAATTTCAATTCGTCCGTCGCAACGGACGATATTTCAGGAAGTGAGCTTGCTGATAATTCGGCAACTTCAATTGTAAAATTGGAAGAAATTGATATTTATAATACGATTCAAGTTCCTCTTACACAAGATTTTCCTATAGAGGACTTCTTTAGAGTTCCATTTACGCACCATGTCGAAATATTCAAGATTACCAATCTTGATGCACGCTATTACTACATACATAGGACTGCTGAGGAACATCTTCAAGTAGAGAGGCTAAAGAAGTTGATCAAGGAGGATGCCTACGGCCATCGTGAGCAGATGCCCAGCAACTTTACTAAAACCATTTCTAATGCTGAGATGATGCGTAAGGCCGTCATGATGTTTAAAGACTCCTACATGCTGGATTTTATTAATGTGGAGGAGATTGGTGTGCGTGACAGTATTGATGTGGATGAGCGTGTAGTTGAAAGGGAAATAGTGAATAAGGTGAAGAATTTCATCATGACTATAGGGCGCGACTTTACGTTTATGGGAAACCAACAGCTGTTGGAGGTATATGGCGTAGAGCAGTTCCCCGACTTGTTGTTCTTCAATCGCGAGCTGAATGCTATGGTGGTGATAGAACTGAAGACAGGTGAATTCAAAACCAGCTATCTTGGTCAGCTGATGGGCTATCTTACTATTCTGGACGAGAAAGTCAGAAAACCACATGAGAACCCTAGTATTGGTATGGTATTGTGCAAGTCGGCCAATCGTGAGTACGTGGAGTTCATGATTCGCGACTATTCAAAGCCAATGGGTGTGGCTACTTATAAAACGGCTGATGATATGCCAGAGAAATTCCGTAAAGCATTGCCTGATATTGATGCTTTGAAGAAATTGATGAGCGAAGGGCAAGATAAGGATGAATAG
- a CDS encoding restriction endonuclease subunit S, with protein sequence MDRSKWEYKKLGEVAKFVGGGTPSKANEDYYTGNIPWATVRDMVNFNLSKTELCITDQAVKESATNIIPKDTIIISTHVGLGKICLLMQDTAINQDLKGVILPQSVDKMFFAAWYKSIADYVISNGKGATVKGVTMKFVNDLKIPIPPINDQQRIVAELDCLNEMIALKQEQLKEFDKLAQSIFYNMFGDPVTNEKEWDVIELGDKCEVTSFKRVLIEDVVDSGVPFIRGTELMALSKATKGEKIEFTLFITPEHYEQVKAISGVPAVGDLLIPSINSEGNIWILDTDEPRYYKDGRVLWVHVNHDAYTSEALKFIMHILLKKTYSVMATGATFAELKLFVLRELKTILPPLALQQQFAEKIQAIEAQKELVKKSIAETQQLLDSRMDYYFD encoded by the coding sequence ATGGATAGAAGTAAGTGGGAATATAAGAAACTTGGAGAGGTAGCTAAGTTTGTCGGAGGAGGAACGCCTTCAAAAGCAAATGAGGATTATTACACTGGTAATATCCCCTGGGCAACCGTGCGTGATATGGTGAATTTTAATCTATCGAAAACTGAATTGTGCATCACAGACCAGGCAGTCAAAGAAAGTGCAACAAATATTATTCCTAAAGATACTATTATAATTTCAACTCATGTAGGGTTAGGTAAGATATGTCTGTTAATGCAAGACACAGCGATCAATCAGGATTTGAAAGGTGTAATCCTCCCTCAATCAGTCGATAAAATGTTCTTTGCTGCATGGTATAAAAGTATTGCAGATTATGTCATATCTAATGGAAAAGGCGCAACCGTCAAGGGGGTGACTATGAAATTTGTAAATGACTTGAAGATTCCTATACCACCTATTAATGACCAGCAGCGGATTGTGGCGGAGTTGGATTGCTTGAACGAAATGATTGCTTTAAAGCAAGAGCAGTTAAAGGAGTTCGATAAACTCGCTCAGTCTATCTTCTATAATATGTTTGGGGATCCTGTTACTAATGAAAAGGAATGGGATGTTATTGAATTAGGGGATAAATGTGAGGTGACATCGTTTAAAAGAGTACTAATCGAGGATGTCGTTGATTCTGGAGTTCCTTTTATAAGAGGTACTGAATTAATGGCACTAAGCAAGGCTACTAAAGGTGAAAAAATAGAATTTACTTTATTCATAACACCAGAACATTATGAGCAAGTAAAAGCAATATCTGGCGTTCCCGCTGTTGGCGATTTGCTTATTCCATCAATTAATTCTGAAGGAAATATATGGATTCTTGACACTGACGAACCTCGATATTATAAAGACGGACGAGTCTTATGGGTGCATGTAAATCACGATGCTTACACAAGTGAAGCGTTGAAATTTATTATGCATATTTTGCTTAAGAAGACTTATTCTGTAATGGCCACAGGTGCCACATTTGCAGAACTTAAGTTATTTGTGTTGCGAGAACTAAAGACAATTCTTCCCCCTCTCGCTCTGCAGCAGCAATTCGCTGAAAAGATTCAGGCGATTGAGGCACAGAAGGAACTGGTAAAAAAGAGCATTGCTGAAACTCAGCAGTTGCTTGATAGTAGAATGGATTATTATTTTGATTAA